Sequence from the Eleutherodactylus coqui strain aEleCoq1 chromosome 13, aEleCoq1.hap1, whole genome shotgun sequence genome:
CGCAGTCTCGGGGGCCTCTATGGGGAAGGCCGATCTATCAGGCGCAAATGCCCGACGAGTCATCCCAGTGCATCGCTCGGTGAATGGAGATGGGACGGGCGGGGATCgttccgcctctattcacagtgagCAGGCAGTCGGTCATAAgtgataactgcctgtttaccgtCCGTCATTAGGTTTTATGCATGTAGAGACTGAACGAGAAGCCAATGATTTCTCGTTCGTCTTTCAGTCAGGACATTTGCACCTTCGGATTCCCACTAGCAATGAtcagccatgtaaaagggccctaagacagAGTACTTTAAGTCAAGGCACTCTAATAATACAGAGCAACCCATAATTTGTCATCTGGGGGTCATTAGCTAAGATTACTGAGAAAGATAGTGCGCACAGAGATCATTCCTTATGATTTGGGATTTGCCGGTCATTCCTGGGGAGTATTGCACCCCTTGGTTAATCTGTTTAACTATTCTTCTGAACTTGTCTTTTTCTCTCCATTGTTTTACCAGATTCCTCCTCCAAGTTGCATTGCGTCTCGCTTTCTTTTTCGGATCAGTTCTTAGAAAAATATTCGCAGCCCGGAAACCACAACACTGAGATTGACCTGATCCGTACATGTAAGTAAACCCCACCTGACCGGATCACCGTGACCAGAAACTATTAACTGACTCTTCAAGTATCTCTTGTTATACTAGAGTGGACCATGAGGCAAGGTTAGCCTATCAGGCATTGCCCTTtcctgactgcagggggcagcattgcCCTTGGGTCCTCTTGATCCTCCTGTAGCAATATGGAAGAAGTCGATGCAACCAGTTTGTTGGCAAGGTCTCTGGACACCCTGGAGTCTATTGTAAGACTGACTCTAAGGGACTGCTGTGACATTATGGCATCGCTATAGGTATACACAACGGAATCTGATGCAAAATTTTCTGGATTCCACCTCTATAAACCAcggtaggactctgcagctctgcaaaTGTATGACCGTGGATATGCATATGGATTTAGCTCCTTACAGTGGGCAAATCCTCATGCAGAAATGGCGCAGAATCCACACCATATAGATTACGGCACAGATTCCCATTCAAAGTAATGGGTCGCGGTGTCCTCTGCAAATGTTCGGCTGTGTGTACAGGGCCAATGGGGTTGGTATTTTGAATAATGCCATGAGCAGATCTGGTCTAGAAGGCTTTATCCAAGCTTACATCTGATAACGTGTCACAGGACATGGCGTATGCTACATTTACCTATCTCGAGCTGTTCACCTCTTGCATGTCCAAACCATAGGGTAGCATCTGCATGGTGTTGGTATGAGTTCACACATGAAGTATCGTCAATATGCTATTAGGAAGGAGCAAGGGATCTGCAGGGACTACGGTGTAAGTTGCTGGCCGCCTGCTTTGTCAATTGGGAGGGGTCATAACTTTCACTACTACCTGTGAATGGGAAACACAGCTGCAGAATATTTTTAATTCTGTGTTTCAGCGTTCTCTTCCGGGCTCCGTGCAGAGATCTCTACAACATGTCATTACTTGTGTCCTAACTTGCAGGCATCTAGACCTACCTAAGACTTATCCTGTGCAGCAAACGTCTTTACTTGATTGAAATCAGACTGAGACTCCGGCATGCTTGCGTGTTTTGAGGCCTTGGGCTGTCCGTGTAATTACGTGGAcagcccattatagcctatgcgTCTAGACACATGGACGTTTTATTTACACGGAtcgatggtccatgtgaaaacgcccTATTCCTGTCAATTTCACAaaaaagaaataggacatgccaatgcatgGGTATGTGCTGTCCCCATGTATATTGGACAGTGCGTGGACTGATTGCGGTCTGGTAAGAGTTGTGCCTAACCAAGTCTCTTAGGCACAACTCAGTCACTGCTAGTCTGCACCTCACCGGTGTTGGTCCACTGCAGCGTCTCTGCCACAAAACGCAGGTGAAGCTCTCTGTTTGTGGCCGGCATGTGACGAGTATAGGTGCCGACTGCAATCAGCGAGCTTCATCTGTGTTTTGCGGCAGAGAAATGCTGCGGCTTATTTACCCTACTTTATTGGTAATCGCAGATCTACGACTCCATTGAGAGGGCGAGTTACCACCCCAGTGAGAGGGGCTTTCACAAAAAATGCACTTGGTGTTGAGGTGGATCAAGAACCTCAGTAAAGAACCGCTTTACCTTCGATGATATCTCCTGCTGGGTTCCCAAAAGTGGGATCTTAGGAGGTCTGTAGACACATTATTCTGGCACTAGTCAGCTTTGTGTAATCTCGTGGATATTCTCTTTCAGATCTGTGGCGttgtcagttcctgctcccgttgGTCGCACTCGGGCTGATATTTTTTGGAGCCATTGTCGGTCTGGCCGGCTGTGTGTGCCGCAGTCTGTATCCAGCTCTGGGGACTGGGGCCTTGCATCTCCTGGCAGGTAGGTAACGCACACTATGGCTCCTCTCTGCTGTCTCCGTCCTCACCGGGTGCCTCACTGTTTCTTTCCTTTCCACCATGCTGCTGCCTTGCAGGTGTGTGCACAATGGGAGCAGTTCTCTGTTTCTCCAGTGGGATGTATATGCTGCAGAAGAGTCTGCCCCCTCCACCGGGGGTCCGGGGAGAATATGGTTggtccttctgcttggcttgtgTCTCTTCACCTCTGCAGATCATGGCTGGAGCCTTGTTTCTTTGGGCATCTCGCGCCAGTCGGAAGGAGTATTCCTTGATGAAGGCTTATCGTGTGGCGTAATGGAACTGACGTGAAAAGGACTACTCGCACTGGCAGGCGGCGTGGTGCCAGGATTCAAATGCAGGTCATAAGAGTCCATCTGAAATCTTACCTGACGTTcggtatttttttacattttattttttcacagaaCCCCCACCCAGATCAGGCTTGGAGCACCAGGATTAGAGGTCTACATAACACTCGCCTCATTCTCCAGTATTTTAAGGAATATACGCTTTTATTCGTGAATTTAGGGCCATACCATCTACAACGGGGGCGGCTTAGAGGTGGCATTGATCCCAGCTCCATCTTATAGGATGCTGCCCTTTTCTTAACAGTTTAGCCACACAAGCTATTATTACTAACATCAGCTACTTTCAGGGAGGGTGATCCAGAGGGGTCAGCAGGTTCCGATGTCCCATGACATGCACACAGTGTATGCTATATCAGTTGATCCAAAGATGCCCTCCCTGTAGCTAATGATCCTCGTACACCCGGTCTGATGGATCGCAGCTAATATCTGGTTCCAGTATTTTAGGTTTATCTACCATATCTAGTATAGTTTAGAGATAAATGTAGCTTTCTTAGGAATCCATTGTTATAAACTGCAGGGCCTGATGGGGTAGAACAAGGCTTGGTGCCCTTTAAACCCGAGTTATGCCCCGCCCCATCATGCCCTCCGTTATGTGTATACGGTTATCTGATATATGGTCATCTAGACTAGGACAAGTGAATCACTACACTGATAGGAAAAATGAGAGAAATTGAATGTGTGGGTAATACTTGGGGGTATTCTAGATCTTGGCTCCACCCAGATTTCTTTGTACCTGCCCAAGACATCACACACAATGGCGTGGGGCATTTAGAGCGTTTCTAGCCAGCATAATGATGGATAGAGCTGAACAGAAACTTGAAAGGGTTGACTAAGCCTGCTCTCTGACCCGATTCGACATAGGGTGTGGACAGATGCAACTGCATGCTGAGTGATTGGGTTGCCTTGGAAACTGTGATGCCCACTGAGTAATGTGCATTATATTCTTTGGGCATCGGATTGTTGACCAACATGCAGTTACGTGTCTCTGTGCCCAATGCCATATTGGGAGAGTAGGCTTGGGCAACATCTTTAATGGGTGGGACCCAAATTATCAGTTAGCCCCGATCCAAAGAATAGGGTCTGATtgcttagacccccccccccccccccactaatcacaagaacaggggtcccatttcTGCTGTCGTCTTCACTGCAGTgagtaaaatgaatggagcaacagtaACCCAAGcatgctgccgctccattcattttcagcagGACTGCGAAGATAACAGAGGGGCAAGTGCTCGAGTATTTCCAtcaccccattgaaattaatggcataCTGACCGTGTGTGCTTGGCCAGTGCTTCATTCACTGCGGGTGAGAGAAGCATCTCTGGTGATGAGAAGAAGCAGACACGGGACCCCCCCCTCCtctggatcagtgagggtctccatcattaagttatcccctatcctgtggattaggGATAACCTATAATTCTGGTACAACACCTTTTAAAGTATGCTTACTCCAAGATGTAAAGCATCCCCAGTGTGCACTAGTCCTGGAGGCATTCAGGCATTACTATAGTTGTCACCATTTGGCGAAACGCTCTGCTGGGTGTCATGGCCGCCATCTTGTTTGTCACCCAGCTTGCCACAAAACTCCTAGAACTAAGAAATGGCTAGGAGAATTATAGGAGTTGGAGATCTTTATGGTGGACATATGTCTAGTTGTGCCGGAGGTATTACTGATCTAGATTCCGGATATGTGAGGTATGATTATAAGTTGGACACTCCCATACTGgacttttaataacttttttaatggcttttttAATTTATACTGTTTGTGTGTTTTATGTTGTTTCATTTATTGTATCTCCTTGTGGTTTGAATCAACAACTAGGAAGCTGCTAAGCAGCTAAGAGTTACAGCTGCTCAGTGTAGTTCTCACAGTcagggtggtctcacatctgcatcgggggtTCTGATGTCCTGCTCCGTTGGGGAAGTAGGAAGGGAGAATCCCTGCAGGCAAGCTGCCCAGTCTTAGGACAGAACGgaactataatgggatccgtctgCTTGCGGCCCAGCTTTTGACGGAAGAagcagcgctgcatgcagcgttcTTTCTCCCAGTGGTTGGAGACGAATCTGTGACGGAGCCTCTGACCGGAAGATCCGACGCTGATGGTAAACCGGCCTTAGAGGGTGCCCCCACAAGCGAGGCATAACTTCTGCTCCACCTCTTTACGCTTACAGCTTTGTGCTGCAACCATTAACATGAGCACACAATCCACAGCGGACATCCTCAGACCACAGTATAACATGTTGAATGTTAAGTAGAGAAGTGCGTGCAAGCGGATTGTATATAGTGTAGGAATAAAATGGAAAGTAATACTTAAAAGAAGATCTACACTTATTAACCCAACGCAGGATGGTGCAGGTAGCCGGAATCCACTGTAGCCGTTGACCTGACGGCTTTGCTCTCACGATTGTCGGCTAGTTGGGTGTAATGAGATTTACCAATGTAAGCACAATGGCAGCCTATGCCCCGCACCCGACTGTGTAATGCATAGGACCGTGGTCTATCAGAAGGGGGGAAAAGTCCCGAATTCATAGCCCTGTGTATGCAAGTCGGGAGTGCAGGAGCTGAAGATAAAGGGAGCACGGGGCTAACGGTGGGAACCTTGGTGCAGCAATAGCTACTGTGTATAAAGGCACCATAGCTGATGAGGGCTATCGAGAACGCACTGTTTTATCTCTTTAGCTATCTCTTTGTGCACCATTTTCTCACGTTCCCTTCCACTTCTTTCTTTGACCACTAGGGGCACTGTTGCAGTGGAGAATAAATAGTTTGATGTTTACACCTAGGTCTTATTTATAATTTACCCTGTACGTAACATCTGTTATATAGCCGTAGCGTCTTTTGATCGTCTCTTTATAAAAAGTTGATAAATGTGACTTGAAGGGAATCTTAAAATAAAACAACTTTGCAAATCTTAATTATGTTACCAATTGTGTACAGCTCCTATACAGAACTacgtgtctccatggtaacaaagCTTGTAGTCTGATCCTACAGTTATGCTGCCTTTCATTTCCCCTACCTCTAACTTTCATTTTGCAATTTAGTATAGATGGCTACAAGTTCAAGATTGCTGGAAGAATATGACTGCGGGGTTAGACCAGGggttgtagtctgttaccatggagatagaAGTCACTATAGCAGTTGTAAACACAAAAATGTATCAGATTTTTAACAAAGACTATTTGCTTCACTTTTCATTTAAGATGCATTAGGCAAGATGTACAAGTAGCGCTTATGAAGTGCAATCCAATGGCGCAATAGTTTACTGTATAGCACCCAATAGCTCGAAGTTGATTAGTTTGTATACCTGTGAGTGAGATCATAAGAGAACGGTGCGCCATTGGTAGAACTGTACACACCGGGACAAATGaaagttaccgtatatactcgagtataagccatgttttttagcacattttttttgtgctgaaaaagccccctttgGCTCATACTCGAGTCaggaaagagtttaaaaaaaacaaaaaccctccatactcacctcccagccggcgtctgtgcccGGCGGTGGTGCGAAAGCTGCTTCAATTTCTGTGTTCCcggtggcggtgcggcaagcagctagaattctccccgctcagctttcaaatcccctgccatcagcgctgtgtaagtaagcggtgtgattagatcgagcgccagccagtcACAGCCTGACGGCggaggatgacagagccgagcacaGATGACCGCGGGGAGAATTCCAGCAGCTTGCGGCACCGCCACCGGGAACACAAATTGAAGCAGCTTTCCGCATCAGCGCTGggcacagacgctggctgggaggtgagtatggaggggttttttttttttacccagtatatactcgagtctagctcggcttatactcaagtcaataaattttaccagttttttttgtggtaaaacttattgactcggcttatacttgggtgggctaatactcgagtatattgggacaggaagaggagagttcttaAGGCGACCGCCCACTGCCATTCTCCAGTGGCTTCAAATTATCATCACATGGCCCATGTCCAAAGGCCAGCTCCCTACCACAACGTAGATCCAAGCGATAATGCTTAGGCAATATGTGGATGCTAAGTGTTCAGCCCACGAGTAGACAAGAGCCCTCCTAGAATGAGTTCTTATCCCCTCCGGGGCCGATAGATTTCTGGATTTATGTTTGCTGTTTTGATCCATCTGGTGATGGTATCTTTTGATGCTGCTTTTCCCTTATTTTGACCCTGGAATTTGATAAACATGTTATCAGACTTCCTAAAGGTCTGTGAGACCTGTAACTAGGTAAGACTGCAGTCTAACGTCTAGATTAGGGAGGCGCTggtctttattttttaaaattctgacaAAAGGAGGGCAGAATTATTTCTTGTTCTGTATGGAATGTGGACATCACTTTGGGAAGAAAGGAGGGATCTAGTCTCATCTATTCTATCTTCCAGTACGGTTTCCTACAAGATAAGCCCATATCTCACCAATCTAGCTAGCGTTTGTAATGGCTATTAGAAAAGCTACTTTAATAGACAGGTGTGTCCATAGTGAAAGTATGGGTTCGAATGGAGGTTCACAGAGACTATCTAAAACCACAGTACTCTCCCAAGCGGGAACTGATTTCCTAATAAATGGTTTAAGCCTATCTGCTCCCCCCTGTAAAAGCATGCATATCCATCTGTTTTCTATCAGTTGGACGTCAAGAACAGAAATAAGAGACGCCATCTGCACCCCCAGGGTGCTAGAGCTAAGTCTCTTATCTAGACCTCCTTGCAAGAACTTTAAGATCCTCGTAAAGTCAGGATTATTCCGATCTAATCTTCATCGGTGGCTGAATTTCCTCCATACCCCAGAGTATATAATGGAGGTAGTCTCCTTAGGACTCTTTAAGAGTGTGTTTATTAACTTGGACGATAGTCCTTGGTCTCTCAATCTGTGCTGCTCAGTAGCCAAGCCCTAAGCTTCATCCGACGGATCTCCTGGCAGAAGACCGGACCTTGGGATAGAAGGTCCTCCCTAAGGGGCAGCGTAATTGGCATCTATTGCCAAAGAGGTCAACAACGGGAACCAGGGTCTTTTTGGCCACACAGGGGTGATGAAAATAACCCTGGCTTGACAGTTCTGGCTCTTTTGAAGAACCCAGGAAATCAACAGAAGGGGGTGGGGTGTATATACCAAATTCATATCCCATGCCTGGGACAGTGCGTCCAGTGCCAGAGGATTGCCTGTAGGGGTCACGGAAAAGAATCTGCGGCATTTTGAGTTTGATCAGCCCACACCAGACGCTGTAAATTGGGGTAACACCACTATACAGGACTTTTCTGGAAGGTATCCCCCTATTGAGTAACGGGCTTCCGTGCATTTATGGTGAGTGCTTTCAGTCCGCTAGTTGCTGatcatgtgtatgtatatatatatatatatatgtatatataattttatctAACATTTAAGATTGGGGTGCTTTGTGACTTATTAGTGTAGGTTCTGTTCTTTCACTTCTCCCTTAACAACATAACTTTCATTTGTCCTGTTCTGTACAGTCCCAACAAtagggtttttttgcgcaccatTCGCTTTAGTGATCTCCGTCACTGATACTATCTATAGGCAGGGTAGCAGCCTTTACACggttgcagcattaaaaaatgacATCTTTGGTGCGGAgtccctttttatttatttttagtttgTATACCTATCATGTACTATGTAGAACTAAACGACATCAGCTTTACTGATTAGTGGAAGGAAGTAGAGCTACCAAACCATGGCAGGGCCCTatccttaggctacattcacacgggcgagagctTACCAACGGGTTTTTCATTCAAACAACATGCATTACGTCTGTGAAGCTGCAATCATCAGGCATGTAATTCACATGCagcagaggatcacaagtgtttcccattggttTCAAAGGGAAACCTCGCACGGTATGCAAGTGCCAATGCGATATCTTTTAAgctcccatttaaaacaatggggaaCACCAAAGGAGAAcctgctgcaatttttatccTCACAGCaacaaacgctcatgtgaataagtacaTTCAAGCAAATGGAGTTCACATTTGTGTGGCTCACAACGCCCACAACACGCCCGTATGCATGTAGCCTCATGGATGGCTGCCAGCTTTGCCCAGCAAGGAGTATTATGGTAGTGGTACCATAGCTTTACCATTACAGCAAGAAAACCACATCTAAAACATGTGGTTCTGCAGCAGTTCCATCACAGTAATGCCGCGCCATTGTCACTAAACCCTTGAGTCACTGCAGTTTCCAGTCTGGAAGGTCCAGTAGTGTCATCGTGTAACCCAAATCTGTATGTGTCATCAAGCAATACCTGGAAACAGCATGGTGAGGATCAGGGGCTTCTGCCCGCTACTCTGACTTCTACCCTGTGGATCTGTGTTAGTACCAAGCTGTGAagtatattgtatgtatatagATGATGTACCCGACTCTATGTTGATGGCTGTACCAGCAGTGTTCTCAGTTTCCTGTCTAAACACTCCGAACTACTGTGATTAAAACTCCTTTATTATTCAGCAGTAATAGAACCTTTATTATATCCCATTTATATTTggtacacaataaaaaaaaaattctgaaaaactGGCCAGTGTTATTTTTGTGTCCGTCACTTCAGGGAATGGCTGCATCCACAAACTGTGTTCGTCTTTCGTTTTCTGGGTCGCTGCAGGTGAACCTTACTTTTTAGCTTTCAGGAATGGCTCATGTAGAGCATCGAACAGTCTCTTGGCCTACGACAATACAAATGAAGTTCACGAGAAAAACATCAATGTTCATGGAAGTCATCAGGACAGTCCCTTTAATATGAGACTCCTGGCTGTGCGCAGCTGACTGTTGCAGGTCCAACTCCTCACATCCCAGCTGATTTTGGCAGGGGTCTATGGGCTTTTTTGCCCCCTGCCATGGCCATTAAATGCATTACATGGTTAGGTTCGACAGCGTGCGTTGCTCTATATTAGTGACTCTATTCTGGCTCAGTGGTAGACCCCAAGTGAGGGCACCCCCCCTCTAAGATGTCAATATGGCCTAACAAGGCAGAAAGTGTCTCTTAAGATAAGAATAGGCCAAGTATGTAATACTCCTCCTATACAGGGAGGAGACATGTTTCTCTAGACATATAAATAAAGGCTATCCCCACCCAAACAGTTTCTCCATTGGCCCATAGTCAAGGTCCATCCAATATCAGACTTACTTTTTGGGGTCCAAGTCCTGGACATAGAGACAGATCTTCTCGAGATGCATTTGCAAGGTCAGCGAGAGTCTGCAAGGAGACAAGTTCATTCAACACTACATACATACTGTAAATGGCGTAATAGGATGGTTTAACATGTTACAGGTCTTAATGGGAACCTGCCATGTTttataagcattagagatgagcaagtaccaaaatgctcgggagctcgttagtcgagtcaagcttttcgtgatattcgagagctcgtttcgagtaacgaacgccattgaagtcaatgggagaccagaGCATTTTGACCAGCCTGGTGCTGagcgcgcgctctctctctctctctgctgtgGAGATGTGGAcgctgacacgtcacagcaggaagtagtaatAGGGTGAAGGGTTGAACTCagtgtggtactcgctcgagtaaggcaccaacaatgtatctgcctgtatgaacagGATGCACGactgaactctgacattgttcgctcATTCATTGAGAATCGGCTCGTGTAGAAGGACCCTTAGTTCATGGTGCTTataggatgtgacaggttccctttaaatgaactGTCGCCTCCAATGAGCCCTCGAAACTAAAGTATTGGCTGCATAGTAGCAAGGGCACAGAACATACCTTATCGTTACATTCTCTCCCAAGCGTGCAGCATAGGGTGGACTATTGAGCACGTGAACAAAGTATAACAATTACAACTTGGAGCCTGGGAACCCCTCTACTGTGCGCCCAATCCTTTATGGCGCTTGGCTCATTGGAGGTGACAGAATCTACAGTAAATGTAAGGCACATGTTTAAATAGTCTGACTAAAACCCATGATTAGTGTTGGAAGATCACTATATGCCTCTACTAATACAAAGACATCCTTAAGTAGGCCATGAATGTTTGATGGGTAAGGGGCAGCTCATCGTCAGTATGACTGGGCCTCTGGGCCTTCTAGTTTTATCCAGACAGATAGGTGCAGCTGTGGGTGACACTGAAGCTGTGATGATTGTCGGGCTGGCAGCTGATCAAACGTGGGCCAACGGGGTaaaaaccattaaaggggttgtcccgcgccgaaacggggttttttttttttcaatagcccccccccgtttggcgcgagacaaacccgatgcaggggttaaaaaaaaaaaccggatagtgcttacctgaatccccgcgctccggtgacttcttacttaccttgcgaagatggccgccgggatcttcaccctcggtggaccgcaggtcttctgtgcggtccattgccgattccagcctcctgattggctggaatcggcacgtgacggggcggagctacgaggagccgctctccggcacgagcggccccattcagaaaagaagaagaccggactgcgcaagcgcgtctaatccggcgattagatgctgaaaattagacggcaccatggagacgaggacgccagcaacggaacaggtaagtgaataacttctgtatggctcatatttaatgcacaatgtatattacaaagtgcattaatatggccatacagaagtgtatagacccactttgtttcgcgggacaaccccttaacactacaagACGTACTGAACGCAATAGGCCATAAACTTAGGTCCTCTATAGGGCGCGGGATCAGATGTAATCGGGAAGGGCTGTTacggcaacaggacaccagatactggtGTCTCGGCTTTCccttgcctatgatcgctattgtaagttctaaggcattgcagtacagaagtactgcaatgcattattatagtggttatggttcaagttccctacagagATATTAAAAAtgtagtgtaaaaagaaaaaaactttttgctagataggctcaccgcggagaatcgctatgattctccactcatggacagggggctgtgctttccatagcaacactatgaaaagcgtgcactgcgttactcgagGGCGGATTATCATCTggagtaacgcaatgcactatcATCCGTAGACAGGAGCccttatcctgcacggcaaaaactaaagaaaaaaacaaaacaaaaacaacatacTTATTGTTTGTTTTGCCTcctcaaaaaaatgcaataaaagtgatcaaaagagcccTATGTATCCCAAattggtaacaataaaaactacagctcatcacacaaaaaacaagccctcacagagct
This genomic interval carries:
- the CLDND1 gene encoding claudin domain-containing protein 1 isoform X1; translation: MQCPLQLVDQEAATMDNRFATALVIGSVLSLLSVIYLSAAVGTVSWYHYATSPVLANVSDTAEHEFKNEPEKANEKAYTDALYHCNGSLGLWQQCITVTQQHYDPDDSSSKLHCVSLSFSDQFLEKYSQPGNHNTEIDLIRTYLWRCQFLLPLVALGLIFFGAIVGLAGCVCRSLYPALGTGALHLLAGVCTMGAVLCFSSGMYMLQKSLPPPPGVRGEYGWSFCLACVSSPLQIMAGALFLWASRASRKEYSLMKAYRVA
- the CLDND1 gene encoding claudin domain-containing protein 1 isoform X2; this encodes MDNRFATALVIGSVLSLLSVIYLSAAVGTVSWYHYATSPVLANVSDTAEHEFKNEPEKANEKAYTDALYHCNGSLGLWQQCITVTQQHYDPDDSSSKLHCVSLSFSDQFLEKYSQPGNHNTEIDLIRTYLWRCQFLLPLVALGLIFFGAIVGLAGCVCRSLYPALGTGALHLLAGVCTMGAVLCFSSGMYMLQKSLPPPPGVRGEYGWSFCLACVSSPLQIMAGALFLWASRASRKEYSLMKAYRVA